A single window of Streptomyces xanthii DNA harbors:
- a CDS encoding FAD binding domain-containing protein: MTTHAPQATQAAVLPGSLDEAVAALAALPAAVPVAGGTDLMAQVNAGQLRPAALVGLGRISEIRGWQYQDGHALLGAGLTHARMGRPDFAALIPALAAASRAAGPPQIRNAGTLGGNIASAAPTNDSLPVLAALEATLVIAGPGGARREVPVSHLLAGMEMLRPGELIGFVRVPLLHAPQVFLKATGRTGPARATASVALVLDPARRGVRCAVGAIAPMPLRPLEAEQWVASLIDWDGERGALVPEAVQAFGEYVAAACIPDPEPEADGTQQQLPPAVLHLRRTVAVLARRALGRALS; the protein is encoded by the coding sequence TTGACCACGCACGCACCGCAGGCGACACAGGCCGCGGTACTTCCGGGTTCGCTCGACGAGGCGGTCGCGGCGCTCGCCGCCCTGCCCGCCGCCGTGCCCGTAGCCGGCGGCACCGATCTCATGGCGCAGGTCAACGCGGGTCAACTCCGTCCCGCCGCCCTCGTCGGACTCGGCCGGATCAGCGAGATCCGCGGCTGGCAGTACCAGGACGGGCACGCGCTGCTCGGCGCCGGACTCACTCACGCCCGCATGGGCCGCCCCGACTTCGCCGCGCTCATCCCCGCCCTCGCCGCCGCCTCCCGCGCCGCGGGACCGCCCCAGATCCGCAACGCGGGCACCCTCGGCGGCAACATCGCCTCCGCCGCGCCGACCAACGACTCGCTGCCCGTGCTCGCCGCCCTGGAGGCCACGCTCGTCATCGCGGGACCCGGCGGCGCCCGGCGTGAGGTGCCCGTCTCGCACCTCCTCGCCGGCATGGAGATGCTCCGGCCCGGCGAACTCATCGGCTTCGTACGGGTGCCGCTGCTGCACGCCCCGCAGGTCTTCCTCAAGGCCACCGGCCGCACCGGGCCCGCCCGCGCGACCGCCTCCGTGGCCCTGGTCCTCGACCCGGCCCGGCGCGGCGTGCGCTGCGCGGTCGGCGCGATCGCGCCCATGCCGCTGCGGCCCCTGGAGGCCGAGCAGTGGGTGGCCTCGCTCATCGACTGGGACGGGGAGCGCGGGGCGCTCGTGCCCGAGGCCGTGCAGGCGTTCGGCGAGTACGTCGCCGCGGCCTGCATCCCCGATCCGGAGCCCGAAGCGGACGGCACGCAGCAGCAACTGCCGCCCGCCGTACTGCATCTGCGGCGCACCGTCGCCGTGCTGGCCCGGCGTGCACTTGGGAGGGCGCTGTCGTGA
- a CDS encoding 2Fe-2S iron-sulfur cluster-binding protein, producing the protein MTNEYHGPGSGPSGSDVPGADGWQPVPPGEYDSDATAFVQLPPEGFPETAPLAAPGHNYVPPQITVSPATGAAAVDPAATGVWVLPPELTGAAPEQPAQAPQPEPQPAHPEHAEYQTGQWSIPVVSEGELADDSGEFTTSSIAEQWGDRNPPPATLPGGATAPWAHEAWAQPDPVPDPDPEPAPVREEVPEAEAEPQAEPAAVPAAEPAEPAESVEPAPSVEPGELAEPVELVEPVAPVEPVDPAAEAAAEPTADGTPGDAAAEPDAPAAPVATPLHDDHPLVSYVLRVNGSDRPVTDAWIGESLLYVLRERLGLAGAKDGCSQGECGACNVQVDGRLVASCLVPAATTAGSEVRTVEGLAADGQPSDVQRALTACGAVQCGFCVPGMAMTVHDLLEGNPDPSDLEARQALCGNLCRCSGYRGVLDAVRQVTAERKASAEAAETAEADGPGASEAGEPRIPHQGGPVHGEGVAPPLGESGPFGDSGTADGAFGDFRNGGQA; encoded by the coding sequence GTGACGAACGAGTACCACGGTCCGGGATCCGGCCCCTCCGGTTCCGACGTCCCCGGCGCCGACGGATGGCAGCCGGTGCCGCCGGGCGAGTACGACTCCGACGCGACCGCCTTCGTGCAACTGCCGCCCGAGGGCTTCCCGGAGACCGCGCCGCTGGCCGCGCCCGGGCACAACTACGTGCCGCCGCAGATAACGGTGAGCCCGGCCACGGGCGCCGCCGCGGTCGATCCGGCGGCGACCGGGGTGTGGGTGCTCCCGCCCGAGCTGACCGGTGCCGCGCCGGAGCAGCCCGCGCAGGCGCCGCAGCCCGAGCCGCAGCCCGCGCATCCCGAGCACGCCGAGTACCAGACCGGGCAGTGGTCGATCCCCGTCGTGTCGGAGGGCGAACTCGCGGACGACTCCGGCGAGTTCACGACCTCGTCGATCGCCGAGCAGTGGGGCGACCGGAACCCGCCGCCCGCCACGCTGCCGGGTGGCGCGACCGCGCCGTGGGCCCACGAGGCATGGGCTCAGCCCGACCCCGTGCCCGACCCCGACCCCGAGCCCGCGCCTGTGCGGGAAGAGGTCCCGGAGGCGGAAGCGGAACCGCAAGCGGAACCCGCGGCTGTTCCTGCGGCCGAGCCCGCCGAGCCCGCTGAGTCCGTCGAGCCCGCCCCGTCGGTCGAGCCTGGCGAACTCGCCGAGCCCGTAGAGCTCGTTGAGCCTGTCGCGCCCGTCGAGCCCGTCGATCCTGCCGCGGAGGCGGCCGCCGAGCCGACCGCCGACGGCACGCCCGGAGACGCCGCCGCCGAACCGGACGCCCCCGCCGCCCCCGTCGCCACGCCCCTGCACGACGACCACCCCCTGGTCAGCTACGTCCTGCGGGTCAACGGCAGCGACCGCCCCGTCACCGACGCCTGGATCGGCGAGTCCCTGCTCTACGTGCTGCGCGAGCGGCTCGGCCTGGCCGGCGCCAAGGACGGCTGCTCGCAGGGCGAGTGCGGCGCGTGCAACGTCCAGGTGGACGGCCGTCTCGTCGCCTCCTGCCTCGTCCCGGCCGCCACCACCGCCGGCAGCGAGGTCCGTACCGTCGAGGGCCTGGCCGCGGACGGGCAGCCCTCCGACGTGCAGCGGGCGCTGACCGCCTGCGGCGCCGTCCAGTGCGGCTTCTGCGTGCCCGGTATGGCGATGACCGTCCACGACCTGCTCGAGGGCAACCCCGACCCGAGCGACCTGGAGGCCCGCCAGGCGCTGTGCGGCAACCTGTGCCGCTGCTCCGGTTACCGGGGTGTGCTCGACGCGGTGCGGCAGGTGACCGCCGAGCGCAAGGCGTCCGCCGAGGCCGCCGAGACGGCCGAGGCCGACGGGCCGGGCGCGTCCGAGGCCGGCGAACCGCGCATCCCGCACCAGGGCGGCCCCGTGCACGGCGAGGGCGTGGCCCCGCCCCTCGGCGAGAGCGGACCGTTCGGCGACAGCGGCACGGCCGACGGCGCATTCGGTGACTTCCGGAACGGAGGGCAGGCATGA